One genomic window of Blastopirellula retiformator includes the following:
- a CDS encoding sensor histidine kinase translates to MDSQLEKPEESQIPRLHLDRYGWGVFAGFLVLATISAWFSWRYQESRRTILFLEYSRSLEQVVQRQFDDIRSAADRAQTLFVSSQVVEKGEWEIFVSRMRQSEKYAVVDQLFFANRDSTDEQSPWRIVLTEPDGDLASRAGSPIEKNSLLSEALDASTQTSDLTVDVIPPDVKTPLPGPGLIACFPVASAATDGVTHHVGCVVAYSSEASLEESIAAKMPNYFVVRVYAASPRSPKLEIIGLKSSDGDVSENFSRHSIDSVEFDGLPMQVELAATRRFASEGLYTMPAIVFLSLLVAGLFCGGINSYIIDSRRKVESLLKQVEIRNAELERFTYTVSHDLKSPLITIRGFVGALREDLRRGDPKAIHEDMEFISNGCSSMSSLLDDLLELSRIGRVVNPTEHCTVPSLLNDAIRRIDLTSPDKGIDLRLQGNPVELEGDRIRLVEAFQNLLDNAAKFADPQRPEIVVSWISTATQLRMTFADNGPGVPPAFHEKVFGLFEKLDPNSEGTGIGLAIVRRITEHHNGRIYMEPSTGGARFVVELPLRQPK, encoded by the coding sequence GTATCAAGAGAGCCGCCGCACGATTCTCTTCCTCGAATATTCCCGCTCGCTTGAGCAAGTCGTCCAGCGACAGTTTGACGATATCCGCAGCGCCGCCGATCGGGCGCAAACCTTGTTCGTGTCCAGCCAGGTGGTCGAAAAGGGAGAGTGGGAGATCTTCGTCTCCCGGATGCGGCAGAGCGAGAAATACGCCGTCGTCGATCAGCTCTTTTTCGCCAACCGCGATTCGACCGACGAACAAAGTCCATGGCGCATCGTGCTGACCGAACCTGACGGCGACCTCGCATCGCGGGCCGGATCGCCCATCGAGAAGAACAGCCTCTTGTCCGAAGCGCTCGACGCTTCGACGCAAACCAGCGACTTGACGGTCGATGTGATTCCCCCCGACGTCAAGACGCCGCTGCCAGGTCCGGGATTGATCGCCTGTTTCCCGGTCGCCAGCGCCGCGACCGATGGCGTGACGCATCACGTCGGTTGCGTCGTGGCCTACTCTTCGGAAGCTTCGCTCGAAGAGTCGATCGCCGCCAAGATGCCCAACTATTTCGTGGTTCGCGTCTACGCAGCCAGTCCCCGCTCTCCCAAGCTCGAAATTATCGGCTTGAAATCGTCCGATGGCGACGTCAGCGAGAACTTCAGTCGTCATTCCATCGACAGCGTCGAATTTGACGGATTGCCGATGCAAGTCGAACTGGCGGCGACGCGCAGGTTCGCCTCGGAAGGACTCTACACGATGCCGGCGATCGTCTTCCTGTCGCTGCTGGTCGCAGGCCTCTTTTGCGGCGGCATCAACTCCTACATCATCGACAGTCGCCGCAAGGTTGAATCGCTGCTGAAGCAGGTCGAAATCCGTAACGCCGAGCTGGAACGATTCACCTACACCGTCTCGCACGATCTCAAGAGCCCCTTGATCACGATCCGTGGTTTCGTCGGCGCGCTGCGTGAAGATCTAAGGCGAGGCGACCCGAAGGCGATTCACGAGGACATGGAGTTTATCTCCAACGGTTGCTCGTCCATGAGCAGCTTGCTTGACGATCTGCTCGAGCTCTCGCGCATCGGTCGCGTCGTCAATCCGACCGAGCATTGCACGGTCCCAAGCCTGCTTAACGACGCGATCCGCCGGATCGATTTGACTTCGCCCGACAAGGGAATCGACCTCCGGCTTCAGGGGAACCCGGTCGAACTCGAAGGAGATCGCATCCGTTTGGTCGAGGCTTTCCAGAATCTGCTCGATAACGCCGCCAAGTTTGCCGATCCCCAGCGTCCAGAGATCGTCGTCAGTTGGATTTCCACGGCGACGCAATTGCGGATGACCTTCGCCGACAATGGGCCCGGCGTCCCTCCCGCCTTCCACGAGAAGGTTTTTGGTCTGTTTGAGAAGCTCGACCCCAACTCGGAAGGTACCGGCATCGGCCTGGCGATCGTCCGCCGGATCACCGAACACCACAACGGGCGAATCTACATGGAACCCTCCACCGGCGGCGCTCGGTTCGTCGTCGAGTTGCCCCTGCGGCAGCCGAAGTAA